The segment CGCGACGGAGATAGCCTCCAGTACATCCAGGTCTCGGTCTCGGGGCAGTCGAATCACTCCTCCGCCAAGTACACCACCCGTGTAGAAGACATCGTAATCGCGATGTTCAATGAAGATGTGGTCGCCATCTTCCAGGATGACATCCTCTTCATTGATCACGAACTTCTCTTCCGGATTTATCCGGATAGGAATGCGAATCACCTGAGGCGCTGAAAGACTGACCCGGTTATCCATCATCGTCAGATCGCAATGTCCCCACGGCATACCTGATGCCAGCGAGTGACCGAAGTCGGAATGATACGCGTTGTTACGTGTCGGAATGGCGGAGGTACTGGAACAGGCATCACAATTTCGGCTTCGTTTAACAACGTAAATCACGTTTTCAGCATCTTCCCCTGGAGGACCACCGGTCTCGGCAAGGGCGTGCAGAACGTCGTTGTGACCAGCGGGAAGTTGAATCACGCGACCCATTCCTCGTTTGTTACTGAGGACACCACTGATTCCGGCCTGGTTGAATGATCCATCCAGACCGTTCGAGTTGAAATCGTTGTTTCGCTCCTGGCGAAAGACAGTGATCGTGTATTGTCGTTTTTTATGTAGAGAGACCATTATCGCCGCCGAACCATCTGCTTTGATGGTCGGGTTCTCCCCTTCGGTAAAGGCTTTACGTACAGCAGCTTCCGCTTCGTTTTCGGTCATTCCCCGGACGAGTACTTTTTTATTCGGTGGCAGCGAGATCATTCCGTCTTCGCGCACTTTGATTGGGTAGCCAATCGCCGGATACTCTTCTTCGTTCTGAGGATAATAAGTAGGGATCGCTTCTTTGGGCGAGTCGAGGACACCTTCAATATAAACTGCCAGTACGTCCCCTTTGTCCAACCGATACTCTGTTGGTGGAGTTTGACCGAGCAACGTCATATTGATTGTCTTTTTGTTCCCTCGATGCGCCGGTTGGAGATCTTCAGAGAGAAACCGGGCAGGAATCCCTTCCATTGGCCGAAACGCTGCGCATCCTGACAAGCCGGTGAGCAACAGCAAACAGGTCACCAGCGCGGAACACCGAACTCGCAAGAGAAGGCCGAACGTCGCATTTACGTTGAGACTGGGGAACATTTATTAAGATCCGGCACTACAAAACTTCCACGCGCTACGTTCCACCATAAACCATGGTCCATCACGAACCATGATCATGCCACCGCGAACATGACGTCGAAGTCGAGAACAAATTGAACAAGGGTAGAGAGAGAAAGCTATTATCGTTAAACCGACGATAATTAACCGTCGGTACGATTTTTGAGAGAGATTCCGCCGGATCTTATTTGGAGAGATAGATGCCGTCAGATATCGCCGCGAAGATTACAGAATGCCTTAAAACAGGGCAAGCTCAATTTTAAACCATCGCTTAGAGCTGTTTAGTGAAGCGCTCGGGTCCTGAAAGAGGATCAGATCCGGCGTTCTGAAGTGGACTGCGATAGACCAGTACCCCCTGTATTACCTATAATCACATTGCTTGCGATGCTCTTTACCTCATTCATTGGAACAGGTAAATAAACGGCCCCAAAAATGGGAAAGAGGGCCTTACCGGAATAGGTAAGCAGGTTTTGCAAATCCTCCTGCTTTGTGCCCTGCCTTACAGCCCAGCCCGGGGGCATCGCCGATAATACAAGTGAATTCGAACAAACCCGTTTGAAAACTGGCTTTCCATTCCCGCTTAGAAACTTACCAGCGTACAGAGGAATAGGAAACATTCCCTCCCGGTACGAGACGCCCTTGTCTCGGTACTTGACCATAGATTACTTCTGCAAACGACTAATACTTATGCCACGCCAATTCTATATCAGTCTATGCTGTACCATCCTGTTTCTGATTGCAGCATCCGTTACCGTCCCCGTCTCCGCCCAAAATGGCGACCTGAACAGTCTGTTTCAGAATGACGCGTCGGAGGTAACTGAACCCTCAATTTCAATCAATCTGTCTCCCGAGCAACCCAAAGTCGGCGACGAAGTCACTTTGTCGATTAAAGTCGAGTTGCCCGCTGGCATGTTTACGTACGCCCAAGACAACAAATCTGCGGCGAAACCGAGTTTCAAGATTACGGAGAACACTGGACTGAAAGAAATTGATACGGAATTCAAACCCGATCAAAAAGCAAAGTCCGACTACGATGACGTCCTCGAACTAACCTCGCTGAAGTACTACGAACAGATCACCTGGTCGCGACGATATGAAGTAACCGCGTCCACGGGAAAACTGGCTGGCAAAGTCCTGATTCCCATCTGCGACGATCGCAGCTGCCAAATGTATCGCGATTCAATTGATTTCACCATTTCCGCTCCCGGCGCCGCAGAGGAACAGTCGGGCGGCAGTTCCTTTGGAGAACTCGTTTCAGAAGAAGATTCGAGTGGAAGTATTTCCTTTGGAACTGAAGTGGATAATTCTGGTGCATTTGGAGAGGAAATCTCTGGCGACTCAAGATCCGCCATCGTGACGATTGAAACTTTTCCTCTGTTCTGGTCACAGGAAGTCAAAGTAGACGATCAGGAAGTAGCCACCTTACGTGCGATACTACATCCTGGTGATGAAGAAACGACCCCCCGCGTGGAATTCACTGCAGAACTGGCCGAAGGCTGGCATACTTACTCCACCGACGAACAAAAGAACGCTCAGCACACCACCTTTGATTTCAAAAAGTTGCAGGGACTGCAATCCAAAACAGACAACTGGCAAAGCGACCAGCCACCGGTAACTTTCCCAGTGAAGGAAGGCAAAGAAAAGTTCGACCAATACATCTATCCGAAGATGGTCACCTGGACTCATGAACTCGCGTTGGAACCCGACGCAAAGCAGTCCGGTGTCGAGTTGACGGCCCAAATTCAATTCTGCTCCGAGGAGGTCTGTCTCACCCCTAGCTCCTACACCTTTCGGTTAGGGTCTGTCCCCGTCGAACAGGATCTGGAATCAACAACTTCCATCGCCGCACTTCCTCCCGAGATTGAAGAGTGGTTTAAAGGAATTCGACCACTTGAAGAGGAAAGCATCCAAGCGACTGGCTTTGGGTGGTATCTGTTTTACGCCTTCCTAGGCGGGGTTATCCTTAATGTCATGCCGTGTGTCCTTCCCGTTCTCGCGATTAAAATCCTGTCCTTCGTGAAGCAGGCAGGGGAAGACCGTTCCCGCATCATTGCTTTAAACGTCGCTTATTCACTCGGCGTGATTTCGATTTTCATGGTTCTTGCCACATTAATCGGTGTCGCCTCTTTTGGCTGGGGTGGACTGTTCCAAAGCACTGCATTCAACCTGTTGATGACCTGTTTCATCTTCGCGATGGCACTCAGCTTGCTGGGTGTTTATGAAATCCCGATCCCCGGTATGGTCGGTTCCGCCGGCGGTCAACAGAAAGAGGGCCTTACGGGAGCATTCCTGACGGGTATCTTTGCCACGATTCTGGCGACTCCTTGCAGCGGTCCTTTCCTGGGAGCTACCCTGGCTTGGTCCGCCACGCAACCGATCCACATTACCTATCTCATTTTCCTGATGATGGGGCTCGGAATGGCATCACCTTACTTGATCCTGGGGGCCTTTCCCAAAGCGGTTCAGTTTCTTCCCAAACCGGGAAACTGGATGGTGCATGTGAAAGAAGTTTCTGGTTTTATTTTGTTGGCGACGGTCATCTTTTTCCTCAGCTACATCGACGACAACTTCCAGATACCATTACTGGCCATGCTATTAGCAATCGGTTTTGCGTTGTGGATGATTGGTCGTGCTCCGGCGACTCTCGTTTCCCGTGCGACCTACTTCGTTAATCGCGTAACCGCGTTCGGGGTGGCTGGCTTAGTCTGCTTTTACGCTTATCAGTCCGCCACCATGTTGCACGAATCGGAACTTCCCTGGCGTCCCTTCAGTACGCAGGCCCTGAAAGAGGCCAGCGACGAAGGCAAAACGGTTTTGATCGACTTCACTGCGGATTGGTGTGTGAACTGTAAAGTGGTTGAGCAAACCGCACTCAACACGCCCAAGACGTTCAGCTTCGTGGAGACTCACGATGTGGTCACTTTAGTTGCCGACTGGACGGACGGAGACGAAGAAATCACTCGCTGGTTAAACAAGTTCGAAAGTAAAAGCATTCCGCTGACAGTGATTTTCCCCGCGAATCGCCCTAACAATCCGATTCTGATCCGTGACTTGTACTTTCAGGATACGCTGCTCAAAAAACTAGACCAGGCTGTCTCCCTGCCCCCTTCCCAAACGGCGGCCACACCAGCTTCAGAGTCTCGCTAGGTATTGTAGAGTCGAAAGAAGACCGTTGCCTGAGGTGTCCCTACGTCTCGACCAATGTAGACCGCTCCATTACCCCCCGTCGGGACTCGGCGTAATTGCAAAAAGAGTCGCTGGGGACTACAGTAGCGACATCATCAGGACTCCCACTAGCAGCGCCATTCAGCGTTGAGGCTGAATTCCTGACGTCGCTTCTTTGAAACCGCCTTTTTATATACGCGACTCCTTATATGCATATTCCCGACGGATTAATGGAGCCTGAAGTCTGCCTGGTCACGAGTGCCGCCGCCGCCACAGCGGTTGGCTACAGCCTGCACAAAGTGAAGCAGCAGGCCGATGATCGATTGATCCCCCTGACAGGGGTCACAGCGGCACTCATCTTTGCCGGACAGATGGTGAACTTCCCCCTCGGGCTCTTTTCTCTACCTGTCTCCGGCCATCTAATGGGCGGCGTTCTGGCGGCCGTTCTACTTGGTCCCTGGGCCGGTTGTTTGGCAATGACCTTGGTCCTGCTGGTGCAGGCCCTGCTCTTTTCCGATGGTGGCGTTCTCAGTCTGGGAGCGAATGTCCTCCACATGGGCGTGCTCGGTTGCTGGGGTGGTTACGCCTGCTATGTGCTGGTCAAAAACTGCTTTCGCGACCACTGGAAAGGAACCGCTTTTGGCGCCGCAACAGCCGCGTGGCTGACTGTTCTTTCGGCTGCCTTTCTACTCTGTATTGAACTCTACTTCTCGCTGGAACCCAACGAGTTTTCGTTCTCGCGTTTCTCAGTTCTGATGCTCTCTCTGCATGCCGTGATTGGCATCGGTGAGGCCGTCATTACCTTGTTAGTCTTGAAGGCGGTCTTCCAGCAGCGGCCTGATTTACTCACTCCTCAGGAATTAGCCCCACCCTCCGCTGGCGTCCCACGTCGATTCGTGACGACCACCCTGGCGAGTGCTCTCGCCGTTACTTTCCTGTTGGCCCCGTGGGCCTCCGCCTCTCCAGATGGATTGGAATCAGCCGTCGATCAACATGGACTGGCCGCACGAGAAATCGGAACTCTGTTTGGGATTCTGTCTGAATATGAAATCCCCTGGGTCTCTTCTCATTGGCCTGCCGTTTCTGTGGGTCTGGCCGGAGCGCTCGGTGTCGCTAGCGTGTTGTTGCTCGCCTTGATGCTCGGACGCCTCACCCGTAATCGTCCGGCGCTCGCTGGAGCGGATAGTGAGTGATCTCAGGTTCGGGGAACGAGCGCGATTGCTGCCTGCCGCGCGTCACGCCACGATCAAACTCATTATTGTCCTGCTCCTGATCGTCACGGCTGTTTGTACTCCTGTTTCCTGGTGGCCACTCTGGGGAGCGATTCTGCTGATCGAAGTCGGTCTCCTGATCAGAAATCCGCCCGATTCCCGATTCTGGTGGCCCCGTTTACCAGTATTTGTGTTATTCCTCGGATCCGTTGCCCTCTCGATCCCACTGTCACAACATTTTGAGCAGGGATGGTTGCGAGCTGCGATGATTTTCGAACGAGGAATGCTCGCTTTTCTGGCCACAACCTGGTTGACGACCGTGCTGACTCCGTTAGAACTCATTCATGTCCTTCGCCGCTGGAAAATGCCTCCCTTCCTCGTCGAATCACTCGCGTTCATGCTTCGCTATCTAAATTTGCTTTCCACCGAACGCAAAACCCTTCAACAGGCTCGGGCAGCCCGAGCGGGAAAGAAGACAGGACTCATCACCGCCTGGAAGACTTCGGCTTATATTATCGCGACCGTACTCGTCCGTGCTTTTGATCGTGCCGAGCGAATTTATCTGGCGATGAAAGCCCGCGGTTGGAAAGGACTCTGAGATGACGAGTCTCCTACCAGCCTCTTCCCTGTTGCGAATCGAACAACTGAATTACAGCTACCCTTCCGGGGTGCAGGCTCTGCATTCGCTTTCCTTTGAGATACATCAGGGAGAACGCGTCGGTCTGGTCGGGCCTTCGGGGGCAGGTAAGTCTACCCTGCTACTTCACCTGAACGGGCTCCTACCCGAACGTCTCCCAGAACCTGATTGCGCGTCAGTTTTCGTCAATAACCAGCCTGTTTCCAAATCCGGAATTGATACGATCCGACAGCAAGTCGGACTGCTTTTCCAAAACCCCGAGGACCAACTTTTCTGTCCCACTGTGGAAGAAGATGTCGCATTCGGACCACGTCAATTACAACTAACCGAAGCAGAAGTTCTACAGCGCGTGGAAGATGCTCTCGCTCAGGCAAATTTGTTTGAGCTAAGACATCGTCCCATTAGTCAGCTTTCTTATGGTCAGAAAAAACGGGCATGTCTCGCTGGATTATTCGCCTGTCACCCTCAATTACTCGCATTGGATGAACCCTTTACTGGCCTTGATCCACGCTCTCGAAATCAGTTGGTGGATCTACTGCTCACTGACCAGAGGACGTTACTAGTCGCCACGCACGATCTGGACGTCGTCGTGCAGATGTGTGATCGTGTTCTGCTGATTGATCAGGGAAAGCTAATCGCCGACGGTCCCGCGACTGAATTATTAGGCAACCAGAAATTGATGGATGATCATGGATTAGAAGTTCCCTTGCGTTTGCGTCTTCACTCCTGAGAAAGTAACCCGGTCACGATCCAAGGAACGTTGGCAGGGCGCACAAAAAACGCCGACATTTCTGTCGGCGTTTTCAGGTAGGTTGTGTCTCTATCACTCAATCGTCTTCAGCATCGTCTTCAGCGATTCACTTTGTCTGGTAACAGCTTACAGGTCGGATCAATCGAGCTGCCGACTCGGAAAAGAGGGAATACTTTGCTGTTGCTGTTCCCGCATATCCAATTGAGGTTGCCGGTAGATTGCCCCCTTCTGCATCTCTTGATTAGGGGCAGCCATCCGTTCGAAATGTTCAGGATCGAAAGTAACACGATTCAGCATGTCACCATTGACCCGAGCGCTCCGGAGGTGGGCAGAGGATGACCCACCAGGAACCGGAGCAGTAGATTGTTCTGGCCCCATCACCATGAACAGCAGCGTACAGGCAACAACCACTGTCGCTGCGGGAGCCCAGGTATGTAACAGGCGGTGACGCCGTTCAACCTG is part of the Polystyrenella longa genome and harbors:
- a CDS encoding polysaccharide biosynthesis/export family protein; the protein is MFPSLNVNATFGLLLRVRCSALVTCLLLLTGLSGCAAFRPMEGIPARFLSEDLQPAHRGNKKTINMTLLGQTPPTEYRLDKGDVLAVYIEGVLDSPKEAIPTYYPQNEEEYPAIGYPIKVREDGMISLPPNKKVLVRGMTENEAEAAVRKAFTEGENPTIKADGSAAIMVSLHKKRQYTITVFRQERNNDFNSNGLDGSFNQAGISGVLSNKRGMGRVIQLPAGHNDVLHALAETGGPPGEDAENVIYVVKRSRNCDACSSTSAIPTRNNAYHSDFGHSLASGMPWGHCDLTMMDNRVSLSAPQVIRIPIRINPEEKFVINEEDVILEDGDHIFIEHRDYDVFYTGGVLGGGVIRLPRDRDLDVLEAISVAHDPAKGTGGLRQLGGSSALNRDVTVGASSLIVVRRRADGTQYEIMVDLKEALENPAERIRIQEGDFLFLQYTKSEAIAAFIERHFIDWTAVAIAFAAFQ
- a CDS encoding protein-disulfide reductase DsbD family protein; translated protein: MPRQFYISLCCTILFLIAASVTVPVSAQNGDLNSLFQNDASEVTEPSISINLSPEQPKVGDEVTLSIKVELPAGMFTYAQDNKSAAKPSFKITENTGLKEIDTEFKPDQKAKSDYDDVLELTSLKYYEQITWSRRYEVTASTGKLAGKVLIPICDDRSCQMYRDSIDFTISAPGAAEEQSGGSSFGELVSEEDSSGSISFGTEVDNSGAFGEEISGDSRSAIVTIETFPLFWSQEVKVDDQEVATLRAILHPGDEETTPRVEFTAELAEGWHTYSTDEQKNAQHTTFDFKKLQGLQSKTDNWQSDQPPVTFPVKEGKEKFDQYIYPKMVTWTHELALEPDAKQSGVELTAQIQFCSEEVCLTPSSYTFRLGSVPVEQDLESTTSIAALPPEIEEWFKGIRPLEEESIQATGFGWYLFYAFLGGVILNVMPCVLPVLAIKILSFVKQAGEDRSRIIALNVAYSLGVISIFMVLATLIGVASFGWGGLFQSTAFNLLMTCFIFAMALSLLGVYEIPIPGMVGSAGGQQKEGLTGAFLTGIFATILATPCSGPFLGATLAWSATQPIHITYLIFLMMGLGMASPYLILGAFPKAVQFLPKPGNWMVHVKEVSGFILLATVIFFLSYIDDNFQIPLLAMLLAIGFALWMIGRAPATLVSRATYFVNRVTAFGVAGLVCFYAYQSATMLHESELPWRPFSTQALKEASDEGKTVLIDFTADWCVNCKVVEQTALNTPKTFSFVETHDVVTLVADWTDGDEEITRWLNKFESKSIPLTVIFPANRPNNPILIRDLYFQDTLLKKLDQAVSLPPSQTAATPASESR
- a CDS encoding energy-coupling factor ABC transporter permease → MHIPDGLMEPEVCLVTSAAAATAVGYSLHKVKQQADDRLIPLTGVTAALIFAGQMVNFPLGLFSLPVSGHLMGGVLAAVLLGPWAGCLAMTLVLLVQALLFSDGGVLSLGANVLHMGVLGCWGGYACYVLVKNCFRDHWKGTAFGAATAAWLTVLSAAFLLCIELYFSLEPNEFSFSRFSVLMLSLHAVIGIGEAVITLLVLKAVFQQRPDLLTPQELAPPSAGVPRRFVTTTLASALAVTFLLAPWASASPDGLESAVDQHGLAAREIGTLFGILSEYEIPWVSSHWPAVSVGLAGALGVASVLLLALMLGRLTRNRPALAGADSE
- a CDS encoding energy-coupling factor transporter transmembrane component T family protein — protein: MSDLRFGERARLLPAARHATIKLIIVLLLIVTAVCTPVSWWPLWGAILLIEVGLLIRNPPDSRFWWPRLPVFVLFLGSVALSIPLSQHFEQGWLRAAMIFERGMLAFLATTWLTTVLTPLELIHVLRRWKMPPFLVESLAFMLRYLNLLSTERKTLQQARAARAGKKTGLITAWKTSAYIIATVLVRAFDRAERIYLAMKARGWKGL
- a CDS encoding energy-coupling factor ABC transporter ATP-binding protein: MTSLLPASSLLRIEQLNYSYPSGVQALHSLSFEIHQGERVGLVGPSGAGKSTLLLHLNGLLPERLPEPDCASVFVNNQPVSKSGIDTIRQQVGLLFQNPEDQLFCPTVEEDVAFGPRQLQLTEAEVLQRVEDALAQANLFELRHRPISQLSYGQKKRACLAGLFACHPQLLALDEPFTGLDPRSRNQLVDLLLTDQRTLLVATHDLDVVVQMCDRVLLIDQGKLIADGPATELLGNQKLMDDHGLEVPLRLRLHS
- a CDS encoding anti-sigma factor family protein — translated: MNMKTKHYQTELALLVGDDLPEADAAEVYRHLSTCPECRGHLQKLKKSQDRLSDYALSTSEVPSIDLRTRVQKSLPSAAQVERRHRLLHTWAPAATVVVACTLLFMVMGPEQSTAPVPGGSSSAHLRSARVNGDMLNRVTFDPEHFERMAAPNQEMQKGAIYRQPQLDMREQQQQSIPSFPSRQLD